The Chlamydiales bacterium genome contains the following window.
TTGCCTTTGAGTTTTGACTCTTGGCTAAGCGGAATAAAGGCGAGCTCTTTGGTGGCGTCAAATAGTGTATACTTCGAGGCTCTGGATAAGCAGTTCTGGAGCGATCCAAAGAAGACGCTAATCGCAAGTGGAGTCGATCCTAAAAGGGCGGCGATCGTTCCCATTCCGAGATCTTTAAAGAGCAGGAAGGAGAAGAAGCCAACGCCAGTGAAGAGAAGAATCATAGGCGAGATCATTGCGCTGGAGGTCCAGCTCAATCTTCTAAGCGCATTTCCAGAGATGAAGACGCTCGTAATAGTTGCGATGATGCCAATCCCAGTGAGCACCTTGCCCATGTACCCGTTAAAGTCGCTTGGGTTTGGGTAGAGCTGCTTCACCTGATCTTTCCAGACCACTTCGGTTAGGTTAATGGCGATGTTATAGGTGATAACAATAACGGCAATGCAGATGAGGTATTTCGACTTAGCGAGGTAAGCAAAATTTTTACGCAGGCCCATTTTGATCGGCTCCTGCTTCTCCTGCTGCTTAGCCCAGGAGGCTGAGCTGTACCCATAGCCGTCTTTATGAAGCTTTCTAAAGAGGTACATGCAGAGAACGCCTGCTGCAATCACAACGCAGTTTAAGAAGAAAATTGACTGTCCCCAGGCATCGGTTCCAAAAGGAAGGCTCGGGTCGTAGGTGTGTTTTGAGAGAAGGGTTGCGACCTGACCTGCCGCGATTCCAGAAAAATTTATACCGATTCCGAGGAGGCCATAATAGCGCCTCGCATCTTTGACGGTGGTGGTCTCATTGACAAATCCCCAGCAGAGGACGGTCATGATGATGGTACTCCACATCTCGGACATGACGTAGAAAGCTGTGAACGTCCAGTTCCGGAAAATAGCGATAAAACCTTGAAAGCCCTGAGGGATATAAGACTGCATCTTATCGGCAAACTCATGAGGATGCAGATAGTCTCTGTACGGGTAGAGGACGAAGGTGAAGATGAGGAAGAAGGCGATGAATATGCTCATCATCGCGTAGAAGATCTTCTCTCGGGTGAGTACATTGGATACGCGTGTGAAGATAAAGGTGAAGAGGAAGGCCATCGGGAGAATCGCCCAAACCTTCAAGAAGGGAAGAGCTTCTGCTCCGGAGGCGGGAGCCGTGACAACGAGAGCGTCTTTGGTTGCTCTCAATACACTGTAGTTAAAGCCGACAAGAAAAAAGATGACAAAGAGCGGAAGAAACATCCGCGTCTCTCTCTTGTATATTGGCCATAGAAAGGAGCGGAATCTGCTAAATTCTTCGGACATATTTTAAAACCGCCGGAAGATAGTTTTTGCGCAATTAATCGAGAATCATAGCACAACCCTAACATAAGCGCCTATCTCGAAGTTAGACAAATATTATTTTTTATT
Protein-coding sequences here:
- a CDS encoding NTP/NDP exchange transporter, with translation MSEEFSRFRSFLWPIYKRETRMFLPLFVIFFLVGFNYSVLRATKDALVVTAPASGAEALPFLKVWAILPMAFLFTFIFTRVSNVLTREKIFYAMMSIFIAFFLIFTFVLYPYRDYLHPHEFADKMQSYIPQGFQGFIAIFRNWTFTAFYVMSEMWSTIIMTVLCWGFVNETTTVKDARRYYGLLGIGINFSGIAAGQVATLLSKHTYDPSLPFGTDAWGQSIFFLNCVVIAAGVLCMYLFRKLHKDGYGYSSASWAKQQEKQEPIKMGLRKNFAYLAKSKYLICIAVIVITYNIAINLTEVVWKDQVKQLYPNPSDFNGYMGKVLTGIGIIATITSVFISGNALRRLSWTSSAMISPMILLFTGVGFFSFLLFKDLGMGTIAALLGSTPLAISVFFGSLQNCLSRASKYTLFDATKELAFIPLSQESKLKGKAAIDGVGSRLGKSGGSIIHQGLIIFFGSISLSIPYVGLILFFAVTAWIVAVRSLGRQFNEVIAEEGKLQLADEEAEALAAASKKEEEPVIQT